CCATCAAGACCAAGAGGACTATTCAGTTTGTTGATTGGTGCCCAACTGGGTTCAAGTGCGGTATCAATTACCAGCCTCCAACTGTGGTTCCCGGTGGTGACTTGGCTAAGGTTCAAAGGGCTGTTTGTATGATCTCCAACTCGACCAGTGTGGCTGAGGTGTTCTCAAGGATTGATCATAAGTTTGATTTGATGTACGCGAAGAGGGCCTTTGTGCATTGGTATGTTGGTGAGGGTATGGAGGAAGGAGAGTTTTCAGAGGCTAGAGAGGATTTGGCTGCATTGGAGAAGGATTATGAGGAAGTTGGGGCTGAGTCTGCTGAAGGAGAAGATGATGAAGGTGATGAGTATTAGGTTGTGGGCAGTGTTGGTGTAGTGTTCTGCCAATGGACTCATTGGTGTGAATTTAGGCTTAAGTGTCTGTAGCTGccttatgttttaaattttctttagatGTATTTTGATGTTGGTTTAATGGAATTGAAACTATCTTTGCTCAAGTAACACATTTTATATCACAATTGCCAAAGTAACTGAGACACGaccaaatcaattaaaattagcTAGCTCATTTGGGGAAAAATATCATTAGCTTCCTTTTCTGCAAATGCTACTAGAGTTTGTAGTTTTGGTCCGGTCATCTCTAGCAGCAGACCAGTTTTTAGTGGAAGAGCAGTCAAACTCAATTTTAGAGGAAGATTTTATAAAGTATATAGAATAAGCCAAATGAAATGTCGTGATGAGATGAGGGGTGCATTAATAAACACTTGTGttgatttgtttaataaaatgTCAGTACTTgccaatttaaatttttgattaATATGTTCTTTCACATGCCatcatattttttaagtttttgacgATTCATCATGTATAAGGGTGTATTGATGGGACCATGCTGACTACAACAAACCCGAGTCTCCCAAGGCCGAACAACTTACCCAGATAGATGGCCAAAGAATATCTCTGTCGATATGTTTCCCCAACAGATTACAGGTTCCAAAGAAAATAGCTCATGcttctctaattttatatagataaaggttgatttttttaatatcccTTTCTTGAAGCATCTGAGATGGTAAATTTATGcggtttaaatttttaatggcTTCATTTTCTCACCttataattttgaaagaatTGAGAGAGGATATTTGAGTTCACTCCAAGGGTGAATTGGTTTTTAAACCAGGAAATGatagtataaaattatgtataagcCAAACAAAATCTGACATGATGCGAGAGGATGTTTGATTCCTGAACACAATGATATTACTGGTTCTTGATGGCAACTCTGTATAGTGACATGCAAAAGGAAATTCTTATCAATTGATGAAAGAACTGGTTCTATTGAGAAGCTTTGGTCCAGAAAAATCGTTTGGTTTTAACGAAATATTCCACCTTTTTCTATTGCTAACCAAATATTCCACCTTTTATTATCACAATGGAATATTTTCCAAAAGATCTGCATTATAATTTATGAGTATATGTTCGTACTTGCCAATTTAATTTAGATAGATTACCGTGTTCTTCACATGCCGTTATGACAGAAAAACCAACGCATATTGTCACTGACTCCAAACTCTAACAACGTAGTAAAACGAATACGAGGATGCAATTAACAGCTTaagaaacataagaaaataaaaggcccACATAATTGAGGGGGCCATTTGGTCTAGCAGATATAGGACAAATGGATTCCAAAGCACCAACCAAGAATATCTTTTATTGATATGTTTCCCAAGCAGAATACTCACTCCATTCCTTTTCCCATTCTTAGCAACAGTCTTGCACTCTTGCTCCATAATATAGAGTCTATATAGCCTCCTTCCTTTTCATCGATCCCAACTCACcttctcacacacacaacacaagCTCACCTTTAAGATCTAACAATGTCTAGCAGAAGATTAGATTCTACAATTGCAACAGAAGATGAGGTTAAAGATCTCATTCTAGAACTTCAAGCACTGTTATCCACTGAGGTGGACAGGAGCAGGACAACAAAGGTAGGAAAACTCACATTGTGTATAAGCATACATAATAAGATATGTTATATTGGTATTGCTCAGccccatttttttctttttggttaagTGTTGTTATTGCTTAACTTGGTTTGTCTTGCAAACTTTGTTATCATTGTCCAGGTTCTGGAAGAGATTTGCAATCATATAAAGAGGCTGCAGAAAGAGGTCGACAACCTGAGCAAGAAAATATGTGGACCACTTGGGCCTCCAGACACTAGTAGAAATGTTGATTTTGCTGAAGTCCTCAAGCTAGTTATGGAATTGTAGGCACAGTATTTCTACTATTGTATGTACCTAACTTTTATATCAGTTATCACCATGTATATCTTCTTTCTGCCTTAATGTGTTTTCAATATGCCTAGATTTACTCATGCTGGCTGATGTATATCCCAACAATAAGCAGAAAGgagattaaattcaataaggatTTGATATAAATACCCAGTTCACACCTCCAATAATAATGTGTCACATCaactttttcaaagtaaaattaaaaaagatgaGATCTCAAAACATAACACAGGCATTTACCATTATTAAAATTACATTATGTAGTGTTACGTCAAACCCGTGATTTTGTCTTTGGTCTCACTTTTTTCCCCCTAGTTTCTTCGAAACTTTGGtcatcatcttctttttatCATCATGTGTAGATAAGTTAGGAAATCAGAAAAAGCATGTGTAAATAAGTTTCACTTATCTTGACCGATTGAGATTCGTGCGGATTTCAAATCTTACCATTATTAAAATTACATTATGTAGTGTTACATCAAACCCGTGATTTTGTCTTTGGTCTCACTTTTTTCCCCCTAGTTTCTTCGAAACTTTGGtcatcatcttctttttatCATCATGTGTAGATAAGTTAGGAAATCAGAAAAAGCATGTGTAAATAAGTTTCACTTATCTTGACCGATTGAGATTCGTGCGGATTTCAAATCTAGCATTTTCTCTTAGTCGTTTGATCTAGGGTTTTGATGGATATtaagtatatataaatacaaaccTTAAAGCACGTTTTTACACATTCAAGAGGGGAGTGTTATGTACATAGATTTGGAGATTTTCCATACCCTTTTGGAACTATAGTTGGGAGACCTTGTGCAAACAATAGAACCAGTTATAAAGCAAAGTTATTACATTTAATCAACTATAGTTGCTGATCTAAATCTTTGAGTgaagatctcaaagtcacaaactaGAGAGTTTGTCCAAATCTTTGAATGGAGATCTCAGAGTCACAAACAAAGGGAGTTTGTGTGCAATAGTTTCACAATAGAAGAGTTCATGGATTTGGAGTTACGTGTGGTCATGAGGTATTtgtagatttagggttaagtttattgtataaacttcaattctatTAGTGAAATGTTGCTTTGAGgattgtttaggttaaatcctctttaggttttttactttgaaaccacaatcttaaaagttttcttgggtcatcattcTTGGTATACATGTGATTTGTGAATGTTTGATATTTGTTTAAATCAGATCTATTgcataattaatctaattaattatttgtttaaaagTTGATTAAATCTGAGACAACTAGTGTCTAAAACCCTAACACAACTCATTTAAGACAATTTGTTTTTGACCGAACTTGATCTTGGCCAAACTTGATTGATTCAAACTCTAACTTAATTGAACCAACTTGTGCCAAAATTGAGTTGAGCTTGTTTTCTATGGTTGTCACAGTAGTTGGGGTAGGGAGTTGGATGGACAATGTGTATGTGtgtacgtgtgtgtgtgtttgagagagagagagagggagagagagaaatttctcAATGGACTTTGAATTCTCAATCAACAATGGCATCTTTGGTGGTGTCTTCAGT
This DNA window, taken from Quercus robur chromosome 2, dhQueRobu3.1, whole genome shotgun sequence, encodes the following:
- the LOC126715131 gene encoding transcription factor ILI5-like codes for the protein MSSRRLDSTIATEDEVKDLILELQALLSTEVDRSRTTKVLEEICNHIKRLQKEVDNLSKKICGPLGPPDTSRNVDFAEVLKLVMEL